The genomic DNA tagtatttatgaatgttattcataaaaatgttcatcagtcaccttagtacccacaagctacgcttactttggggctagatggcgatgtgtgtattgtcgtagtatatttatttatttattttggaaaagagcaactactgagtttcttgccggctcttctcggtagaatctgctttccgaaccggtggtagagtcacacaaacatgcatacttgacgtttcaaaagtgcttataaagtaggcctacttgaaataaatgaatttgaatttgtattttgaatttgaatttaatagaaGTATGGGTTAAATGTAACTCTCatatctctaacaggttagcccgctaccatcttagactgcaccatcgcATGtcatcagttgagattgcagtcagggctAACGTTTGTTaacattgcaattttttttttaaccttgcaatttaaaaattttaaagacgTCACGTTACCGGATTATGAATCCTTCCTAGTTGCATGGCATTGACCGTCAGGACCATAAATATGTAACACAATGATCGCCCTGCACAGTTAGTACGAAGCCGTTAACAATAACTGTTCAAATCTGTCAATATCCTAGTGCTCCAGTTATCTCAGATCGCAATAATGGAATATTTATTAGCACTTGTTCTTCTAGTTTCCATGTGTTATGCTAAAGTTGAAGTTGAAGAGGAAAGCTTCTTCCGTAAGTTAcattctgtttttatttattgatacttactcaattttatatatgtaaacaaaatatcactttcttaacggtgaaggaaaatatcgtgaggaaacctgcatagccTGCCTTAGACTTCTccgtattattaataaaagcgtTTTACTATTTGTTcgaatattaatagtttagtcCAGATCCTCGGTTTACTTATAAACTGACTTTGTTTAGTTTCCACGATGAAATCAGTGATTAGGATTGAACTAAACCTTTTAGTGATAACGTCGCCTTTTgtctgaaatattttataagaactCTTAGATTTTCCTGTTCTATgcaataaagaagttttaatatacaaataaaataggaTTCACATGATacctaatacctacctactacctaGCCGGTTTAATCTATGAATTATAGCTTAAATCTCTACTTCAAGGCACCTATCAAATCGcatttagtttgtttttatttgtgaaattaCAAGAGTATAATATGATATATGCACCTGCCTACCTACTCATACAATGAGAAACATTTCATAGAAGGTAAATAGCTACGTAATCATTATTTTCCTTGTGCTGAAATATTCATCTCAGTCTAGGCGCTACTGAGGCCGGAACTGTCATTTCTACGTTAACATTACAATAATTGGAACTCGAAGCATAGACCAGCACGCTTCTAAAGTATAGAATTCATCCgtatttgagaacattgtggagaacccTCAGCATGCAAGTTTTCTTCACAGCCGGCCGCGAACTGTTACAGTCAATACTCAACAAACCTATTTTCCTTGAGAAAACACGAGCGTtacaataatgaatattttcttcGAATTACCTTATTTCAACCTTTAATAAGTAATGAGATCGGTTATAATATCTAGCAGGGAGATATTGTATCCTCTTATACTCTTGGCATTGAACTCATtccatttgtttttaattaagcaaATATTTATCTACCTTATCCTTAAAACCTTATAAATATAGAATCGTTGTAAGGTAAGTATAATGGTATCAATCATCGCTTAGTTATTATCAGcggcgtttaaaaaaaaaatcattcattttaCTACTATTTTCCGCGGCTTTTCCTTTTTCTTGCAAATGGAGatctgtaatataaatatatcacaaGGTAcaggttaatatatatatttataaattgcacATTTACAATACTAGCTATTCCCTACGGTTTATTAATCCGGGTTACCTGTGGATCGTAGCGCAATTATATTACCATAGTCTAACCGAGTATACATACACATTTACGTAAATTCACCACTCGACCCCCAGtgtctagtctagtctagtctagtctgacttgaaaaatattttttttgttgaataaatagcccatttatcaaggGTCCATTTGTATTATGCATAATATTTTCTGTTCTACTTCTTCTAACTAAATTGTAATCATCAACGTTGTTATTTGAAATTCAATTCGATAGTAGACTACGGTACattggcctagtgcggattaaatcccaactaatattataaaagtcaatgcaagtttttgtttgttacgctttcacgcaaaaactacttaaccgatcctcatgaaactttgtacacatattcttggaagtgttagaagtaatataggatactttttatcccgacattaggctcggttcctttgggagaggggatgaaagtgtttgacgactttacaccatgactccgacaaattataaccgatttaaataattatctttgtactatacaggttataataatatgtttcattttgcctaaactttgtgaTGAACGAATGCCTCatcaaatacaaaatcaaacgcagacgaaaaaaaatatactacgacaatacacacatacgacatctagccccaaagtaagcgaagcttgtgttatgggtactaagatgagtgatgaatatttttatgaaatatatacataaatgcttataatataaataaataatacaataatataatatattacacataaacaccaaaacgttgaaaatcattcatgttcatcacacaaaaatgttccagttgtgggaatcgaacggccATGGACTAAaaacgcagggtcgctgcgcactgcgccagaGGGCCGTCGATTGTTGGACTcttaataataaactagctgacccgtgcaacttcgtttgtaccaaatcggttattaccggaaaacacgaataaaatgacatctaaaaattaatcatagctagatcgatttatcgcccccgaagtCCCCTGTATgtatatttcatgaaaatcgttagagACGATTCCGAGataccaattatatatatacaagaattgttcatttaaagatataagataatacttagatatattttaaatgcgaaattgtgtttgttagtttgtttgttggtccttccgttacaaaatgctctactactactaagcgAGTATAGGggctaaaacaaaaaaaaacaaaaaaaaactgttagtCTGTAGTCGGGTAAATAGACGATTATTTGGCAATGCACTCATTACATATCGAAGTACCAATTTAATTGTAGTCGTAGCCAATTCATTATTTCAAAGTAAATAGACGGATAATTAATCGACACGTAAATGTAGGAAGATACGTAATTGTATCTAGAAAAAAGCATCGACcactaataatatacaattagcTCTTATTATTGCTTACATTGAATATCAAAGGGAAATTGTGTAACGGTTGTTATAACATTATGTTATTActgaacaaataaaatttacaaagtaGTAATTAAATCAACGTTTACTTTGTATTTAATGCGAGCCTTTTATACTAACTTAACTGTTTGTAACAAAAAGCGTTTAATAACCTTATTGCTTATTAATCCAATTAAGACACTTGGTAGTAGGTCGGTGAATAATGTAAGCTTTTTAACTGACTTCAAAAGAGGAGGTTCTTAACTCATTTGTATCTTTGTAGTTTTATATTGGGTTATAGGTACACGCTATCTACCTATAAAAAGAGCCTTCAAAAGAAGGTACTTAGGTAGATATAATAAGTCCTCGTAATCTACATAGCTTCTTAGATATTTTATACCGAGAATACGGGgctattataggtaggtacactaCGTTTTTTCAAACTTATGTTATAATAGAAAACCATTaaatcattactttttagtgttaagtatgttttgaaagatataaaaaaattaaatagaatataataaaaaaaaacaaaaaagatgtTCTTTATgagtttgtgttttttattatttcttaacaattcataatatactttacactaaaaagtaacgaaaagattattttcattatagcACATGTAAGAGAGAGTTGACTTTATGCCAACTtcgaaatgaataaaataatggtAGACGAATGATAAACTTAACAGTAACATTTACCAACTTACTAAATTGCATATTCTTTGTTTCtaaataggtacattttaaaagtttactAACACTAACCGATACtgtcatattaatattagaatagCTAATAATCGATACGTGGCGAAACGGCCAGTGGAAAATATCAGTAGGTATCACGTATTCTTCTTCTAGAAAGAACTTACTGTAACTGAGTGAATCAATCATGATCATCCTATCTCACTGCTAGACAAAGTCTACCTCTCCCTTTAAATAGAGGGAGTAAGAGATTATAGACCCTTATGTACCAGTTCAAAAGGTAGATTACCAGAAATCTCTTTAGAGATTAGTTGTCGgaacctttttttaattactcagCCTTTGTTTGCTGCTTCATTGCGGCTTGACGGatagtattaaaattgaaaCGTCGCGACATTTCTGACGCAGGGCGTaggtttcaaaaatatttttatcacactGCTTCTCATCGATATCACGATCAACTTAATCTACCGGATTGTTTTGGGTTATGTGGGTAATGGGTTTCTACCTTTAGAGAAATAAGTACCTAACGGTCTTTACTTTcttaattatgataaaataagttCAATATCACTCTAATATCCTTATCaatagatatattatgtttatcaatataaaaagtaataatgttATCCTTATTTCCGATAAACGAAATACAATGTTGCATAGCTATCATGTCTGTGCCTGTGTATCAATCTAAGATAGCAGATCTATTCGTAAATTAAGGCATTTCCGCTCCCTAGAGCTATTTCGCGTCCCTCTGGCAAACTTGGGACACCAAACGCCCCAATTATCCAACCCCTATTTGACAATACGAATACATAAGTAGGTCCCTATTACCCCTTAAAATAAACGAGTGcagaataaaatatcttttctgATATTTACGAGATTATCTTAATCACATGGATCAACtatatattgaattttaaatataaattagtaattttCCCTCCTTACAAATCTTTTATGGCGCGATGGACGCGACTTTTCCTGCGAATAATTTCTGTTTtctgcttttataatatggttgaccttttgaattgaatttgaggAACGtccagtttttaattaaatttatgctAATTTTAGGGGCTTTTTGTCTCACATGTGCTACATtgtattaatgtaataaaaaaaccaggctagaatattatttaaataggtatgtTTTGTTTGTAATCCTATTTCACTGTGTTACAATCCAGCACAAATGTATTCACGTCGATGATATtacttacataaataagtataagtaggtataagagGAGTAAAACTTACCAGCATACCAgtaaaactgatttttttttattgcagctGAATATATCCATCCCTGCAATTTTACTGATGACGATTTTGAAAAATGTGTAAAGGAACAAATAGAGGAGAGTCTACCATATTTCGCAAAGGGTATTCCTGAGTATTCGGTGCCGTCCATAGACCCTGTGGATTTGAACGACATAGTCATTGACGGGAATGGGCTGAAACTAAAATTCAGCGATACCAAAATGCATGGTCTCGCCGGCCTAAAGCTAACGGATTTAAAGTAAGGCTAATTCCATGATTGCAGCATTATGACCTGTTATAATAGCCGTATAGGATATCtaagtagttattttttttttacaatatttttcgaATAATCAACTATTTCACGTGTAGTTAAACCTCAATTTTATTATGATGTCCAACAATATCACGTTGCATCCTTCgttgttatataatatagctTTGAAAATAAGTTGATCTAATCTTAGTCGGCTGTGTTATACAAATAACTCTAGATATTATTAGactaatttttcaaaaaaataggTAACGTAGTATGTAAAATGCCCTTCCCAGCACTTCTTTGTTGCcgcagtcatcatcatcatatcaacctattaccggcccactacagggaacgggtctcctcccacaatgagaaggggttaaggtcgtagtctcatccacgctggcctagtgtgaaacgtggattccacacacttttgagaatattatggagaactcccagcagcagatttcctcacgatgtcttccgtcaccgttgaagcaagtgatattttaattgcctaaagcACAAAAAACTTGgaatattatatcattatatatgttgtatatgattgttagtagtttacattaattatgggtaatttcatatatgtttatatcttttttgtatttatatatatatatatatatatatatatatatatatatatatatttatatatatttgtataatttttaaatcttattcattgcaccacctacctctttctatgttttttttcttttacgccattggttgcctggaagaaatcgctatgtagcgataaggccaccaaattgtaatctcctgctatgtatttatatgtctgtaactactttttttctttggtgtataacaaaagtgtattcattcatcatcagaaaatctccagtacgagttttagaAACCTTacagtaggctttttataactccaaaaatgcctacccttaaggtttttataacttgtgctggagtttttttttcaaccttTATCATCTGcctgcttagtgcataccctgtgctggGTACAGGGTACTGTATGCAAGCcactgatcatcatcatcatcatatccacccattaccggccttctGCATGGCATAGCTCTCCCACACACCAGAAGGGCTCAGGAggtagtttaccacgctggcttagtgcggtgcacactcaggcatgcaggtttccttacgatgtttttattaaacgttgaagcaagtgatattttaattgcataaaacacacataagttaaaggtgcgcgctgggattcgaactcggcccctcccgaaagtgaagtcgagtctATCACCGATTTTTGCCATAGTAGGACACTAGCTGCAAAACGGCATTTCTTTACGACAGCTTAACATGGCTTTTATTTCGGAGCAAAAGGTAGTCAGAAGGGGTTTTTAGTCGCTAGAAGTCCGACACTATCCATAGGGATGTCCTTCAGGATTTTCCCCgcctaattacaaaaaaaaggtaGTCAATACAAAGATGGATAACGAAAATGTAGCCAGAGGATAGCCATAGGATATCCGTCTTTCCGATTGCACCAACGCACGCTTCAGTTTggtttttgaataataattaacccATCCAGACAGTTAACAATGGACTACATACTTGCGCATGGCGAAAAACTACACATTGTATGTAAATGATGCATACACATGATCACATGAATCAGAACTCGATACCTACTAGGTACTTCAGGTTATTGAGGTCACATAGACAAAGATAtcaaaaatccaaaagtgcacgcctcataaatttataagattattctaaagaaaaaaaaagtattctataagtttttttataattaaagacagACATTTTCATTTCGGAACAATTCGGTGTCATTTTGAagctactaaaataataatggttTATTTTTTGGGCGTAATCGTGGCACATCCACTGATACACACAAGAAGTGTTTCTATTCAGTTTTTTAGTTtctgcttttaaaaataaagttctacatatatatatcaagaaagcagtgatagcctagtggttaggactgcattttcgggaggccgagatcgaatcccagcacgcactactaatttttctaagttatgtgcgtgacatgcaaaacaaaaaaaatataacttgcttcaacgttgaagaaaaacatggtgagtatacctgcatgcctgagagggcaccgtactgggccagcgtggtaaactaccGCCTTTACCATTCTCACGTGTGGGAGACCCGTACCCAGAagtggtaatgggtttatatgatgatgatatacttACCCGTATATTAAGCGCAAGGGTTGTTTTTAATgttgtattaatattttcttgtaAGTGCAGTGTATTTTCTATATTAGTAAGTCCAGATAATGGCCTGACTTAGACATGTTGATAACAACACTAACATCAAACACTTCCTGTTATGAAGCGGGCAATCATCCTAatcctcctaatattataaatgtgaatgtaagtttgtttgttacgctttcgcgcgaaaactacttaaccgttcatcatgaaactttgtacacgtgtTCTTGGAGGTATCAGAATTAACACaactttttactaaaaaatatatatattttttacgaaagataaaaaaaatgtttgtcaattatcttatgactataggtgtagagtgtagactatgtagaagtacgctgcgtcccgaaatTAACGCGGTGAAGCCGCAGGGCAAATCTAGCATATAATAGGGCAAGCGGCAGGGTATATCGAgtttattgtgtattttttgttgtatttcAGGATTCAGTTGGGTGGTGATAACGAATCATTCACTCTATCATTGAAGGGAAATTTAAGTTTAACTGCCCAATACAATGCAGATGGAAGAATTTTGATACTCCCAATCAAAGGTGAAGGAGATGCATTCATCAACTGCTGTAAGTTGAATACCTAGTTTTATGCACTCACTGGGGCCACATAAATCGTTGTTACACATCCTTAGTAATCGATATATGACCTtagttaattaaatttgttgGCTATGCGCCCGGCAGCATGTCAGGTGATATATTATTATGGGCACAGATTCCGCCCATAACTGTTATGTCAATTGATGTATCTTTGGACAGAATGAGAATGGATCCGGTCCAACGAACCCAGAAGCATGTGGTACTTGCGGAATTTCTGCTTTTTTTCTACTTATGCAGCAACATTTTTTTAGCAGCAAAGTGACGGAATAATTAATAAGAGTATGCACAACGTACCTAAATATTCTAATGAACTGGGGCCTTGGGCGGCAAAGACTGAAACATCACTGGTCAGGATAACGTCACCCGGGTGCGCTAGTATCTCAATCAATGTATCATCCCGTCGGATGGAAGCTTACCTAATAATTTCAGTTAATTAAGATAAGAAGAAAAAGTGTAATgtcaaatcatttaaaaattaatatctaagtattaatttttagtAGCGCTTTCAGTAATTAGAAACCTTAAGTCGACTCTTTTCAGTGATACAACAACCGGTTATGACAGATTTTCCGGAGAAgcgggcaagaaactcagaagttcACAGATCATTTTACATTGTTTAACAATCAATAATCCTGTAGGAAATTAATCAACTGTATAGTATCGTCTATGTTATAAATCAGTGTTATGTtactgagtatttttttataaaatgtttcgtAGATAACATCGAAGTTAACATAAGCAGCAATCTGACACACGTGAAGGGCAAAGACGATAAGGAGCATTTAAAGTTGTTAGCGCCGAAATACAAGTATGATATTGAGTCCACAACTTTCGATTTGAAGAATTTGTTTAATGGCAATAAAAAATTGGGTAAGTGCTTGTACCGCCATATTTTTGTATCTTCAGTTTCTATATCCAAAAATAACTCAATTGATTTCATGAAACTTTTCTCATCTTTTTGGTTTGCCTTGTCCACGCGCAtgaaggcttcggcttccctttcgggaaACTGAGTTTGAAACTGAGTTTATCTGCACggacctttaacttttcggagctatgtacgttttaagcaaataaaatagaacTAGCTTCATCATGAGTTtcccattatgttctcaagggcgtgtgaagtctaccaattagcacttggctagcgtggtaggGCCTAAACCTTGatcattctgagagtagaccctgtggtgggtcggtaatgagttgatgtgttTGTCGTCAAAGCCTTTGGTTACCTAAACTTCAATAATAACAAGGTAAAAGTAACCAAGTGAATCCTTTGGAAAATGCTTTCATTAACTGAATAAGTAGGTAATGACATCGATCACCGAACATCTTCAATGATATTCATCTATGGTTGAATATCCATCGTAAAACTAAAGGGTAAACATGtgattttatgccatttaattTTCAGCGGAAACAACACTGCAATTCGCTAACGAAAACTGGAGTCAACTCATGGACGATCTTGCCCCTCCCGTGGTAAAGCAGATTGTTAAAACCATAGTCAAAACTATCAACAAATTCCTCTCCAAAGTAACCATTCCACGCATCATCATCGGCTACAAAGAGAGACTATAATGTTACTTCTATTTGTTACGATATTTTAATATGATctccattataataataataataatagttgtttaattcaggtaaaaccaatctcaatatacacgtaaaaaaagtagcaaagtattttaaaagatctaaaaaataataaatgaaatcaaaacaattaaaaacaaaaattaacaacaACGTTAGGAATTTATGTGATGTCTAGTTATTCGGATAAGCCTCCGTTGTATATAATTAACTCCATAATTAGGAGatatgtttggccaattttaattaataaaatagttataagATAATTATTACAAGCTACGGAGGCGTATCCGAATAACTAGACATTACATACATTCCTAATGTTGTTgttaattgttgtttttaattgttttgatttcatttattattttttagatcttttaaaatactttgctaCTTTTTTTACGTGTATTGAGATGGGTATGTCCCCTTTTGAACACTTGGTGTATGAGTGTgttccataaagggattttcccatttattgcttaatattttcaaaatactgttgGAGCGTCCGCGTatcctgctcatcattgatgcagaccTTTTTCGCATGATTGCGTCAAAGTCATCAACGTAATTCCccgcaaacatttttgatgcacTGCAGAAGCGCGGCAGCCCCATCAATACATCAATAGCCATTATTGTACTGTGTGTATATCGTGATGATATCGATTTTTTTCTCAGATTTAACTAATATTGTTAAGATGTAAAAAACATCATTGCTCAGTCATTTTTGGAAATTTTATAAACTAGaaatcatataataattaactataTTATAAGGCATCAAAACCTTACTCTcgctttatttttttgtacatgGACAGTCTTcatttatcgataaataaacatttatttttgtaattgtttCTTATTCTTTATCAAATACATCACGTTGGCTCCTGtaatcattttttaaaataatcaaagtaCAAGCATCGTCAATGCCTAAGATATAAGCGCGCTAATCTGGGTAACCTAATCTGGTGGTCAATGACCGTGTTACCAGAGCGATTTGGCGTTCCAGTAGtatttcgcgtagaaactaatTGGGGTTATGGAACAGTGAAGAGAAATTTGCGGTTAAACGAAAAAGCCCATTCTGTTGTAATTGAACGATCTATGTTGCTTTGTCTATGACACAGACAGGAACTGTATTACTATAGACAATCATTTCTTCCTTCAGTAATCTGCTCTCTCTTGTGTGCTTGTTCATCCTACTGTGAACTTGTTTTTATTGCAACCATGCATTGCTACAAGAGAAGTTGCATTCGGGCTTTAAAACAAGGCTTGTTAAAAAGGGAATTCTAAGACGATATGTCCTTAGTCCTTTTCTTCCGCGTTGGCTAAGGGTCGCAGTGTAATGCTACATAGTATTCACCTTTTTAAGTAAATGGGCTACCTAGCATTCAATCGGACTATTAGATCCAGATATACGCCTTTCTAATTATATGGACTACCTAGAGAAGACTTTTTCAGTCGGGCTATTAGATACACAAACAAACAGTTAAGCTTTATAACAAATGTTAAGTGCGTAAAAGTAAATATAGCGATGCAACTTTATATTCGACTACGGAATGCGGGAATATATATGGGAACGTCCCGGGGACCTAGAACTAATATTTTACCTAACCCTACCACAAAAGACACTTTAAAATCgaattatcaatataaaatgaCTTTGATGCCAAAACTTAAATGCGCCTACGCTTTTTGATATTATGATCATTTCTTCGTATATtagttatactttttatattagaAAGTTCCTAgtcaaatttttcatttatcgCATCAAGGGACTTTACAAACCTAAGACCTTTCATAAGTTGGGAACCTTTATTTGGTACTGGACAGATTCTGGACTCTTCATGTTCGCATATGGCAGATACACAATGAAAATTAGCAGACTTAtttcaaacttttatttaaaaggttATTCAACATTAAGCACTAGCTCCGACTGATTCCTCGCTGCTTCCGCTACTAACACTTCCTAAGATAGTA from Pararge aegeria chromosome 5, ilParAegt1.1, whole genome shotgun sequence includes the following:
- the LOC120623864 gene encoding circadian clock-controlled protein daywake-like gives rise to the protein MEYLLALVLLVSMCYAKVEVEEESFFPEYIHPCNFTDDDFEKCVKEQIEESLPYFAKGIPEYSVPSIDPVDLNDIVIDGNGLKLKFSDTKMHGLAGLKLTDLKIQLGGDNESFTLSLKGNLSLTAQYNADGRILILPIKGEGDAFINCYNIEVNISSNLTHVKGKDDKEHLKLLAPKYKYDIESTTFDLKNLFNGNKKLAETTLQFANENWSQLMDDLAPPVVKQIVKTIVKTINKFLSKVTIPRIIIGYKERL